TTTTTATAGCCATAAAATTACCACCTTACTATATAATCTTGATGATGTAATAAATTAAACCTACGATTACGGAAGAAGTTATGCCGTATACAAGCACCGGACCGGCTATCACAAACATTTTGGCACCGACTCCCAATACGAATCCCTCTTTTTTAAACTCCATAGCAGGTGAAACTATGGAGTTTGCAAACCCCGTTATAGGAACGATGGAACCTGCTCCGCCAAACTTGCCTATGTCGTCGTAGATGCCAAGGCCCGTGAGAAAAGCTCCGAGAAAAACCATTATTATCGAAACGCAAGTGCCTGCATCTTCCTTTGGAAGTCCTGCATTCAGTAACATAACGGAAAAAAATTGCCCGACATCGCAGATTAACCCTCCGACAATAAATGCACACAGGCAATTCTTGAAAATACTCGATTTCGGCCCTCTCTGTTTAACCATCTCCTGATAGTCCTTTGGTTGCATATTGTTATCCATTTTGTTTCTCCTCCTTTAAGCCCTTGTTTCTATCATCTGCCCATATTTTATACCTTCCTGCATTTTGCATGCTGAATACTTCGTTTTCATCTATATTCCTATTCGATACTGCATCATAAACTTTGATATTGCTGTATTTTTTCATAGTTCAAGCTTACCTTCATAAATATATTTTAAATAGATCTAAAAATACGAACATAGCTCTTGCAGGTATTTTGTAATGAGGTTTTTTCAGCAAAAAATAGATTGCCGCCGCAAATAACAAAACAAGTATTATAATGATTATATATTTTCTTGCAGATATTACTTTGGCTATTCTTTGAAACATGTTACCACCCCGCATATGTAATCAATATAATCTTCATTTATTATCTGCAATATCTTTTTTTTAATTCAATTAAAAAAAGATATTGCAGAGCGACTCTTTTCACCGTGCAATATCTTTTTTATGAAGCTTTTATTTTAGCATATTAGCGATTGCATTCCATATAACGGGTCCTTCATAACCCAACCTCCATGCTGCCGCTCCTGCCAGATTATATTCTCTGACAAGTTTCAACCTCCGTTCCATCGATTTATCGTCCTCGATCCATATAATATGCATACATCCTTCATCATCGATGTATGTAATTTTTTTCTGCCCGGCCCCTTTATCATATTCATCTGCCGTTTTTAAAGCCTTAATTTTATCTATATCCTTCATAGCAATGGATTTAACAGAATTCGTCTTGCATAATGTCTCGCCCTTTTCGACTGTGCATGATATATCCTTACTTACATAGTAATATTCCGAATTGAAGGCAACTCTGTACCATTCTTTGGTTTCCCCGGCATATTTCAATAAGGTGCCGGGAGCTAACGGAAGCATTCTCGATAGGCAATCAGGTTTTTCGTATATTCCTATATTCTCCCATTCTACTATTACAACTGATTTTTCCTCAGGCTCTATCCTGTCTATTTTCCAGTCTCTCGTATAAAAAGGAACACCAAGCAGTATCTTTTCTGCCGGTATGCCGATATCGATAAGTTCACCGATACCTTCCCTGACCCATGGCAGTGAACCTGTCGAACCCGGAATTACATCCAGTCTGCCATGCTCATCATATGCCATATATGCTACAAAATCCACATACTTTGAGATTTCGGCCCTGTCATAGCATTTTCCCCAGGCATCGGATTTCGATTCTTTTGTAACATC
The window above is part of the Clostridiales bacterium genome. Proteins encoded here:
- a CDS encoding glycosyl hydrolase family 18 protein, yielding MKSNCCSDNKKVYIKIIKDTPLFADDGSADERWAVEGKIYRVISEEKGKYLIRFGSKKGWIPESHARKIDIVPETKLMVAWDYIPGKDANEVHYKSYININSTKQGLDVISPTWFTREGSPERPESIKVVDNADMEYVKIAHNHGFEVWGLIADFNYERNFTVYSSKKLVKKEIDEIVGYAGYYDLDGINIDFEGFGSRCRDLYSRYVMMLSQELKRYNFIVSVDVTKESKSDAWGKCYDRAEISKYVDFVAYMAYDEHGRLDVIPGSTGSLPWVREGIGELIDIGIPAEKILLGVPFYTRDWKIDRIEPEEKSVVIVEWENIGIYEKPDCLSRMLPLAPGTLLKYAGETKEWYRVAFNSEYYYVSKDISCTVEKGETLCKTNSVKSIAMKDIDKIKALKTADEYDKGAGQKKITYIDDEGCMHIIWIEDDKSMERRLKLVREYNLAGAAAWRLGYEGPVIWNAIANMLK
- the spoVAC gene encoding stage V sporulation protein AC, encoding MDNNMQPKDYQEMVKQRGPKSSIFKNCLCAFIVGGLICDVGQFFSVMLLNAGLPKEDAGTCVSIIMVFLGAFLTGLGIYDDIGKFGGAGSIVPITGFANSIVSPAMEFKKEGFVLGVGAKMFVIAGPVLVYGITSSVIVGLIYYIIKII